One Psychromonas sp. psych-6C06 DNA window includes the following coding sequences:
- a CDS encoding Trm112 family protein yields MIDVKLLDIIACPVCKGKLGFNKESNELICKFDHLAYPIVDGIPALLAVRARTITADEEI; encoded by the coding sequence ATGATCGACGTTAAACTGCTTGATATTATTGCTTGCCCTGTCTGTAAAGGTAAACTGGGTTTTAATAAAGAGAGTAATGAACTTATTTGTAAGTTTGATCATCTTGCTTATCCCATTGTTGATGGCATTCCAGCACTGTTAGCTGTGCGTGCGCGCACTATTACTGCTGATGAGGAGATTTAA
- a CDS encoding DUF350 domain-containing protein produces MNELITKLGQSGDIAVYLLIDMAVAIALLGGIRFTMGFIGKVDTKDELSQKDNFAYGISMAGAVAAMGIALSGAITGELAGSYSIELIGMFAYGIAGLVLIKAGRFIHDKFALPAFNKHELILNRNISVGLVDAASVIATAIVVRAALIWVEGLDVSTFIAIASAWIVSQIMLVLITRIFEWRFSHNNGTTFQATLEGGQVALAIRYAGYLISTAMSVTAASYFIVYDANNIWLGVTQWAIMSLILMACLTVLTTIAKFIVLLGINRRVEVEDQENIGIATIELTTSFSIALLLMALMT; encoded by the coding sequence ATGAATGAATTAATCACAAAATTAGGGCAAAGCGGTGATATTGCTGTTTACCTGCTAATCGACATGGCTGTGGCTATTGCGTTGCTAGGTGGCATTCGTTTTACCATGGGGTTCATTGGCAAAGTTGATACCAAAGATGAATTATCGCAGAAAGATAATTTTGCATATGGTATTAGCATGGCTGGTGCTGTCGCTGCCATGGGAATCGCATTAAGTGGCGCAATTACAGGTGAATTAGCAGGTTCTTACTCAATCGAGTTGATTGGTATGTTTGCTTATGGAATCGCTGGACTGGTATTAATCAAAGCAGGGCGCTTTATCCATGATAAATTTGCACTACCTGCCTTTAATAAGCATGAGCTTATTTTAAACCGTAATATTTCAGTTGGCTTAGTAGATGCCGCATCTGTTATTGCTACCGCAATAGTGGTACGTGCCGCTCTTATATGGGTAGAGGGACTAGATGTGAGTACCTTTATTGCCATTGCTTCTGCTTGGATTGTCTCACAGATAATGCTGGTATTAATCACACGTATATTTGAATGGCGCTTTTCACACAACAACGGCACAACCTTTCAAGCAACGTTGGAAGGTGGGCAAGTGGCATTAGCAATTCGTTATGCGGGTTACTTAATTTCAACGGCTATGTCGGTAACGGCTGCTAGTTACTTCATTGTTTATGATGCGAACAACATTTGGCTGGGGGTTACTCAATGGGCGATTATGAGCCTTATTCTAATGGCTTGCCTTACTGTACTTACCACTATTGCTAAATTTATTGTCTTACTGGGCATTAACCGTCGTGTTGAAGTAGAAGATCAGGAAAATATCGGTATTGCTACTATAGAGCTAACGACTTCATTCTCAATCGCATTGCTGTTAATGGCATTGATGACTTGA
- the lpxK gene encoding tetraacyldisaccharide 4'-kinase has translation MTFWYQPLTWWAWALYPFSLLFLVVSKVRRIILQASSQKQSQVAHPVIVVGNISVGGNGKTPFVIWLCEMLISEGYKPGIVSRGYGGKSNRYPLLLNEDTQGKEAGDEPVMLYKRLGVPIVVDPNRVNAVNYLNEVCDIDITITDDGLQHYALARDIEIVVVDGQRRFGNQKLMPMGPLREPLSRLKEVDFIVNNGEAAEGEVTMLLAPQPCKPVNGREACLPKLVKVNCCAAIGYPQRFFDSLYGQHYKIEKQIPFADHHAYEEADFAQFSTALPLLMTEKDAVKCHQFALPNWWYLPIDAQLPDNFAHQLLQKIKDLK, from the coding sequence ATGACGTTTTGGTATCAGCCTTTAACATGGTGGGCTTGGGCATTATATCCCTTTTCATTATTATTTCTGGTGGTCAGTAAAGTAAGGCGCATTATATTGCAGGCTTCTTCACAAAAGCAGAGTCAGGTAGCTCATCCGGTTATTGTCGTTGGCAATATATCCGTCGGTGGCAATGGTAAAACTCCGTTTGTGATTTGGCTGTGTGAAATGCTTATAAGTGAAGGGTATAAGCCCGGAATAGTAAGTCGTGGATACGGTGGCAAAAGTAATCGCTATCCGCTGTTATTAAATGAAGACACTCAAGGTAAGGAAGCTGGCGATGAGCCTGTCATGCTTTATAAACGTTTAGGCGTGCCAATCGTGGTAGATCCTAACCGTGTTAATGCTGTGAACTACCTCAATGAAGTGTGTGATATTGATATTACTATCACTGATGATGGTCTGCAACACTACGCATTAGCCCGTGATATTGAGATTGTTGTTGTTGATGGACAACGTCGTTTTGGTAATCAAAAGCTGATGCCAATGGGGCCCTTAAGAGAGCCACTATCACGTTTGAAAGAGGTTGATTTTATTGTTAACAATGGTGAGGCTGCCGAGGGTGAAGTAACCATGTTACTTGCACCTCAACCTTGTAAACCTGTTAATGGGCGTGAGGCTTGTTTACCGAAACTGGTGAAGGTTAATTGCTGTGCTGCTATTGGTTACCCACAGCGCTTTTTTGACAGTTTGTACGGGCAACATTATAAAATTGAAAAGCAGATCCCTTTTGCTGATCATCATGCCTATGAAGAAGCTGATTTTGCCCAGTTTTCAACCGCTTTACCATTACTAATGACTGAGAAAGACGCGGTGAAGTGCCACCAGTTTGCATTACCAAACTGGTGGTATCTGCCTATTGATGCGCAGTTACCGGATAACTTTGCGCATCAACTATTACAAAAAATTAAGGATTTAAAATGA
- a CDS encoding polyamine aminopropyltransferase encodes MQDKQKLKLLVDDSLLILIMATLACCGLIYEYLLSHYSARILGSVETVIYAIIGIMIVSMGLGAFAAKKVKDAFQGFVVLELVVAFIGCSATLFIASIIGFSQTLPQLIADSYQLPMDMLPRGGMLAQFNWLSLQLPYIFAFVLGFLIGMEIPLIARIRETIYGHHLAHNAGTIYGADYIGAGIGAAIWVLFMLKIEISQAAALTATLNLVAGFVFLIRFKKYLRNIRWLLIGHTLLAVLVVAVFQYGGNWQKQMQNMLYLDKVVYQTQTPYQNLVFTERQLGGGLDPIFNFYINGRLQFSSLDEHIYHEFLVHPAMQSANKHDNILIIGGGDGLALREVLKWNPKAVTLVDLDPYLVKLFKAPEKALPAHLATKISKLTADSFNDARVTVINDDAFIAIDKLLQQKQVFDSIIIDLPDPSHPDLNKLYSVNFYYRLNHLLNTDGTMVVQSTSPFHAQNAFISIAKTVQAANFKQVEQYHQNVPSFGEWGWTVATKKGASVSERLAREKSISVSTVWITPKLIEGAFSFNKGFYDNKSQIKINYLGSNQLYQYHQRAWERETELSP; translated from the coding sequence ATGCAAGACAAACAAAAATTAAAGCTATTGGTTGACGATAGTTTGCTTATTTTAATCATGGCTACGCTCGCTTGTTGTGGGCTCATCTACGAATACCTATTATCACATTATTCTGCACGTATCTTAGGCAGCGTAGAAACAGTTATTTACGCGATTATCGGTATTATGATTGTTTCCATGGGGTTAGGCGCTTTTGCTGCTAAAAAAGTGAAAGATGCTTTTCAGGGATTTGTTGTATTGGAATTGGTTGTTGCATTCATTGGTTGTAGCGCAACGCTCTTTATCGCATCAATTATTGGCTTCAGCCAGACACTACCACAATTGATTGCAGACAGTTACCAGCTTCCAATGGATATGTTGCCACGTGGAGGTATGTTGGCACAATTTAACTGGCTCAGTCTTCAGTTACCTTACATTTTTGCTTTTGTTTTAGGCTTTTTAATTGGTATGGAAATACCGTTAATCGCAAGGATTAGAGAAACTATCTATGGGCATCATTTAGCACATAATGCAGGCACAATTTATGGTGCGGATTATATTGGCGCCGGTATTGGTGCTGCTATTTGGGTATTATTCATGCTTAAAATAGAGATAAGCCAAGCGGCTGCATTAACAGCAACATTGAATTTAGTTGCCGGTTTTGTTTTTTTAATACGCTTTAAAAAGTATTTAAGAAACATTAGGTGGCTGTTGATTGGACATACATTGTTAGCGGTGTTGGTTGTAGCGGTATTCCAATATGGTGGCAACTGGCAGAAGCAGATGCAAAATATGCTTTACCTTGACAAAGTCGTCTATCAAACACAGACACCTTATCAAAACTTAGTGTTTACAGAGCGTCAATTAGGGGGCGGATTAGATCCCATCTTTAATTTTTATATCAATGGCCGTTTGCAGTTTTCAAGTTTAGACGAGCATATATATCATGAATTCTTGGTACATCCTGCGATGCAGAGTGCTAATAAGCACGATAACATTTTAATTATTGGCGGTGGCGATGGCTTGGCGTTACGTGAGGTACTTAAATGGAACCCTAAAGCAGTCACGCTGGTGGATCTAGATCCTTATCTAGTCAAGTTATTTAAAGCGCCTGAAAAGGCTTTACCAGCACACCTTGCGACTAAAATAAGTAAATTAACCGCTGATAGTTTTAATGACGCTCGTGTCACAGTGATTAATGATGATGCTTTTATTGCTATTGATAAGTTGCTGCAACAGAAACAAGTGTTTGACAGCATTATCATTGATTTGCCTGATCCTAGCCATCCTGATCTTAATAAATTATATAGTGTGAATTTTTATTATCGCCTAAATCATCTGCTTAATACCGATGGTACAATGGTGGTTCAATCTACTTCGCCCTTCCATGCACAAAATGCATTTATATCGATAGCAAAAACAGTACAAGCTGCAAACTTTAAGCAAGTGGAACAATACCATCAAAATGTTCCTTCGTTTGGGGAGTGGGGTTGGACAGTCGCTACAAAGAAAGGTGCAAGTGTGAGTGAGCGATTAGCGAGAGAAAAGAGTATTTCAGTATCTACCGTATGGATAACCCCTAAACTTATCGAGGGTGCCTTTAGCTTTAATAAGGGCTTCTACGATAATAAGTCACAGATAAAGATAAACTATTTAGGCTCTAACCAGTTATATCAATATCATCAAAGAGCTTGGGAGCGAGAAACCGAGTTATCACCTTAA
- the kdsB gene encoding 3-deoxy-manno-octulosonate cytidylyltransferase yields MSFIVVIPARYQSTRLPAKPLADILGKTMVERVAIKALSSGASRVIVATDDQRIADALTTVDNIEVCMTSKNHESGTDRLAEVCEKYEFSDSDIIVNVQGDEPLIPASVIAQVANNLHGNSEASVATLSAPIIEPEEVFNPNAVKVVSDKNGLALYFSRATIPWDRDNFSIENQQSGCTEASYLQRHIGIYAYRVSFLKQYAQLSVSPLESIEKLEQLRVLWHGFKIDVQQAVEIPPAGVDTADDLHRVINYLKEHNEH; encoded by the coding sequence ATGTCTTTTATTGTCGTGATACCTGCACGTTATCAATCGACCCGCTTACCTGCAAAACCACTTGCGGATATCTTAGGTAAAACGATGGTTGAACGTGTGGCAATAAAAGCACTCAGTAGCGGGGCTTCTCGTGTGATAGTTGCCACAGATGATCAACGCATTGCTGACGCATTAACCACTGTTGATAATATCGAAGTCTGTATGACCTCGAAAAATCATGAATCTGGTACCGATAGGCTTGCTGAGGTGTGCGAAAAATATGAGTTTTCCGATTCAGATATCATTGTTAATGTACAGGGCGATGAGCCACTTATTCCTGCTTCAGTTATCGCACAAGTTGCTAATAACTTACACGGCAACAGTGAAGCGAGTGTAGCAACGTTAAGTGCACCAATTATTGAGCCTGAAGAGGTATTTAACCCGAATGCAGTCAAAGTGGTCAGTGATAAAAATGGCCTGGCACTATATTTTAGTCGCGCCACTATTCCTTGGGATAGAGATAACTTTAGTATTGAAAATCAACAATCAGGATGTACAGAGGCGAGTTACTTGCAACGCCATATCGGCATTTATGCTTATCGTGTTAGCTTCTTAAAACAGTATGCACAATTGAGTGTTTCGCCACTCGAGTCGATTGAAAAACTGGAACAATTGCGTGTGTTATGGCACGGTTTCAAAATAGATGTACAACAAGCGGTTGAAATTCCGCCTGCGGGAGTAGACACTGCAGATGATTTGCATCGTGTGATTAACTATTTAAAGGAACATAATGAACATTAA